A single genomic interval of Effusibacillus pohliae DSM 22757 harbors:
- a CDS encoding YopX family protein: EICAGDIVRYAAFDIEVITDVYFSDGAFWVRSTLLGEVAQKTDVEIIGDIYQSPELLPFIRELGGSRCYGA, encoded by the coding sequence AAGAAATATGCGCCGGTGACATTGTCCGGTATGCCGCGTTCGATATTGAGGTCATCACGGATGTGTATTTTTCGGACGGCGCGTTTTGGGTTCGAAGTACCTTGCTTGGAGAAGTCGCCCAAAAAACGGACGTTGAAATCATCGGTGACATCTATCAATCGCCGGAATTGCTGCCTTTCATCCGTGAATTGGGGGGATCACGGTGCTATGGAGCCTGA